A single region of the Chelmon rostratus isolate fCheRos1 chromosome 5, fCheRos1.pri, whole genome shotgun sequence genome encodes:
- the LOC121606295 gene encoding gamma-crystallin M2-like, which produces MTSTGMNMMSKIIFYEERNFQGRSYECMSDCPDMSSYLSRCHSCRVERGCFMVYDRTNYMGNQYFMRRGEYADYMSMMGMSDCIRSCRMIPMHRGSYRMRIYERENFGGQMFELMDDCDNIMDRYRMSNCMSCNVMEGHWLMYEQPHYRGRMMYMRPGEYRNFMNMGGSGMRFMSMRRITDSCY; this is translated from the exons ATGACTTCCACTGGAATGAACATGATGAGCAAG ATCATCTTCTACGAGGAGAGGAACTTCCAGGGTCGTTCCTATGAGTGCATGAGCGACTGCCCAGACATGTCCTCCTACCTGAGCAGGTGCCACTCCTGCAGGGTGGAGAGAGGTTGCTTCATGGTGTACGACCGCACCAACTACATGGGCAACCAGTACTTCATGAGGAGGGGCGAGTACGCCGACTACATGAGCATGATGGGCATGAGCGACTGCATCAGGTCTTGCCGTATGATCCCCATG cacagaggatCCTACAGGATGAGGATCTACGAGAGGGAGAACTTCGGAGGTCAGATGTTTGAGCTGATGGACGACTGTGACAACATCATGGACCGCTACCGCATGTCCAACTGCATGTCCTGCAACGTGATGGAGGGCCACTGGCTGATGTACGAGCAGCCCCACTACAGAGGCAGGATGATGTACATGAGGCCTGGCGAGTACAGGAACTTCATGAACATGGGCGGAAGCGGCATGAGGTTCATGAGCATGAGGCGCATCACCGACTCCTGCTATTAG